In Lacrimispora indolis DSM 755, a genomic segment contains:
- the ftsH gene encoding ATP-dependent zinc metalloprotease FtsH, protein MGLKDDSNSQKNPKKSFIYYYVIVLLVMIIFNAMTVPWLQSKTVTEVPYSTFLEMVDQGKVQAVAKTETEIQFKSDTGKKDWEGKPVYDVYKTGLWPDDTLTERLIAHDVSFEKTIVEQMSPVFSFLLTWIIPILIFVFLGNFLSGQMQKRMGGGNAMTFGKSSPKIYAESETGKTFRDVAGQEEAKEALKEIVDFLHNPQKYADIGASLPKGALLVGPPGTGKTLLARAVAGEAHVPFFSISGSEFVEMFVGMGAAKVRDLFKQASEKAPCIVFIDEIDTIGKKRDGGGFTGNDEREQTLNQLLAEMDGFDGRKGVVILAATNRPDSLDKALLRPGRFDRRIPVELPDLNGREAILKVHGKNVKLSDDVDFRGVALATAGSSGAELANIVNEAALRAVRLGRKTVTQRDLEESVEVVIAGYQKKDSSVSGRERKIIAYHEVGHALVAACQNNSAPVHKITIIPRTSGALGYTMQVDEEERYLLTKEAALSKIATFTGGRAAEELVFNTVTSGAANDIEQATRIARAMVTRYGMSDEFDMVALETVTNQYLGGDTALACSPETAKRIDEAVITIVKEQHQKALKILKDHEKRLHEIAEYLLERETITGEEFMKIAGFDSAAVQKG, encoded by the coding sequence ATGGGTTTGAAAGATGACAGTAATTCGCAAAAGAATCCAAAAAAATCATTTATTTATTATTATGTCATTGTCCTGTTGGTCATGATAATATTTAATGCTATGACGGTTCCCTGGCTTCAGTCAAAAACCGTGACAGAGGTCCCTTACAGCACGTTTCTGGAAATGGTGGACCAGGGGAAGGTCCAGGCAGTGGCAAAGACGGAAACAGAGATTCAGTTTAAATCTGATACCGGAAAAAAGGATTGGGAAGGCAAGCCTGTATACGATGTGTATAAGACCGGTTTATGGCCCGATGATACATTGACTGAAAGGCTCATTGCCCATGACGTTTCTTTTGAAAAGACCATTGTGGAACAAATGTCCCCTGTGTTTTCCTTTTTGCTCACCTGGATCATTCCCATTTTGATCTTTGTGTTCCTGGGAAATTTTTTATCAGGACAGATGCAAAAGAGGATGGGCGGCGGCAATGCCATGACCTTTGGAAAATCCAGCCCCAAAATCTATGCGGAATCTGAAACAGGAAAGACCTTCCGGGATGTGGCCGGACAGGAGGAAGCAAAAGAAGCTTTAAAGGAGATCGTGGATTTTCTTCATAATCCTCAGAAATATGCGGATATCGGGGCCTCCCTTCCAAAGGGAGCCTTGTTGGTAGGCCCTCCCGGAACCGGTAAGACACTGCTCGCCAGGGCAGTGGCAGGAGAAGCTCATGTACCGTTCTTTTCCATATCAGGTTCGGAATTTGTGGAAATGTTTGTGGGCATGGGAGCTGCAAAGGTCAGGGATTTATTTAAGCAGGCCAGTGAAAAAGCGCCCTGTATCGTATTCATCGATGAAATTGATACCATAGGCAAGAAACGTGACGGAGGCGGCTTTACAGGAAACGACGAGCGGGAACAGACCTTAAATCAGCTTTTGGCTGAAATGGATGGATTTGACGGAAGAAAAGGCGTCGTTATATTGGCAGCCACCAACCGTCCGGATTCCCTGGATAAGGCTCTGTTAAGACCGGGTCGTTTTGACCGCAGGATTCCTGTGGAGCTTCCCGACTTAAACGGACGGGAGGCCATATTAAAGGTACACGGAAAAAATGTAAAACTCTCTGATGATGTGGATTTTCGCGGGGTGGCCCTTGCTACTGCCGGGTCCAGCGGTGCAGAGCTTGCCAATATCGTCAATGAAGCAGCCCTTCGGGCAGTCCGTCTGGGCAGAAAGACCGTGACCCAGAGAGATTTAGAGGAAAGCGTAGAGGTGGTGATCGCCGGATACCAGAAAAAGGACTCTTCTGTAAGCGGCAGGGAAAGAAAGATCATTGCTTATCATGAGGTGGGGCATGCGCTGGTCGCTGCCTGTCAGAATAATTCCGCACCGGTCCACAAGATCACCATTATTCCAAGGACCTCAGGCGCTCTCGGATATACCATGCAGGTAGATGAGGAAGAACGTTACCTTTTAACAAAAGAGGCTGCCTTAAGTAAGATCGCCACCTTTACCGGTGGAAGGGCGGCTGAAGAACTGGTATTTAACACAGTCACCAGCGGGGCTGCCAATGACATTGAGCAGGCCACCAGGATAGCCAGAGCCATGGTTACACGTTACGGCATGAGCGATGAATTTGATATGGTTGCCCTTGAAACTGTAACCAATCAGTATCTGGGCGGAGACACCGCTCTTGCCTGTTCCCCTGAAACCGCGAAACGGATCGATGAGGCCGTAATTACAATCGTAAAAGAGCAGCATCAGAAGGCCTTAAAGATTCTTAAGGATCATGAGAAGCGGCTTCATGAGATCGCCGAATATCTTCTGGAACGGGAAACTATAACGGGAGAAGAGTTCATGAAGATCGCAGGATTTGATTCTGCTGCGGTCCAGAAAGGCTAA
- a CDS encoding LysR family transcriptional regulator — protein sequence MELRVLRYFLTVVREKNITGAAKALNVTQPTLSKQLMELEESLGKKLFVRGNRTITLTEEGMLLYRRAQEIIDLADKTESEFRGSDEVISGDICIGGAETDAMRLTAKTIKKLQNEYPHIQYHLFSGNADDVTERLDKGLLDFGILIEPADIKKYDYLRLPATDTWGLLMKKDSPLAALEMIRPENLRNIPLLCSKQTLVKNEISGWLRDDYDKLNIVATYNLIYNASLMVEEGVGYALCLDKLVNTTGSSSLCFRPLEPGLEANLDIVWKKYQVFSKAAEKFLEKLQEEINAVS from the coding sequence ATGGAGCTACGGGTTTTACGTTATTTTCTGACAGTAGTAAGAGAAAAAAACATTACAGGAGCGGCGAAAGCCCTGAATGTCACACAGCCCACCCTTTCAAAACAACTGATGGAATTGGAAGAGAGCCTGGGTAAGAAACTGTTCGTCCGGGGTAATCGTACGATCACATTAACAGAAGAAGGAATGCTGCTTTACAGACGGGCACAGGAGATCATTGATTTAGCAGATAAAACAGAATCAGAATTCAGGGGAAGTGATGAAGTCATCAGCGGGGATATCTGCATCGGCGGCGCTGAAACAGATGCCATGCGTCTCACAGCCAAAACAATAAAAAAACTGCAGAACGAATATCCCCATATCCAGTATCATCTGTTCAGTGGAAATGCCGATGATGTAACGGAACGCCTTGATAAAGGCTTACTGGACTTCGGCATTCTCATCGAACCGGCTGATATTAAAAAATATGATTATCTCCGGCTCCCGGCAACGGACACATGGGGCTTGCTGATGAAAAAGGACAGTCCTCTGGCTGCCTTAGAAATGATCAGGCCTGAAAATCTGCGGAACATCCCACTGCTCTGCTCCAAACAGACCCTTGTGAAAAATGAAATATCAGGATGGCTTCGGGATGATTATGATAAGCTGAATATTGTTGCGACCTATAATCTGATTTACAATGCCTCACTCATGGTAGAGGAAGGGGTGGGATATGCCCTGTGCCTGGACAAGCTGGTAAACACAACCGGCTCCAGCAGCCTTTGTTTCAGGCCATTGGAGCCGGGATTGGAAGCCAATCTGGACATCGTATGGAAAAAATATCAGGTATTTTCAAAAGCTGCTGAAAAATTCTTAGAAAAACTCCAAGAGGAAATTAACGCCGTCTCTTAG
- a CDS encoding sugar O-acetyltransferase gives MELHEFLEHMNCGRPVAGGSEAHLYMHHVSNEAMKITAELNSAYRTPEEIRSLISRLTGKPVDESFTMFPPFTSDCGKNITIGKNVFINSGCRFQDQGGISIGDGALIGHNVVMATLNHDLAPKKRSTLHPAPIVIGENVWIGSNATVLPGVTIGDGAVIAAGAVVTKDVPANTIVGGVPAKVLRNIDIKEESRLQRRFIFTK, from the coding sequence ATGGAATTACATGAATTTTTAGAACATATGAATTGCGGACGTCCCGTTGCCGGCGGATCGGAGGCCCATCTTTATATGCATCATGTGAGCAATGAAGCGATGAAAATTACGGCGGAGCTAAACAGCGCCTACCGCACGCCGGAGGAAATCCGCAGCTTAATATCAAGACTGACCGGAAAGCCGGTGGACGAATCTTTTACCATGTTCCCTCCCTTTACCTCTGATTGCGGGAAGAACATCACCATAGGAAAAAATGTCTTTATCAATTCTGGCTGCAGGTTTCAGGATCAGGGAGGCATTTCCATTGGAGACGGTGCACTGATCGGGCATAATGTGGTGATGGCAACCCTTAATCACGATCTTGCGCCCAAGAAGCGGAGCACCCTGCATCCGGCGCCCATTGTAATTGGAGAAAATGTGTGGATCGGCTCCAACGCAACGGTCCTTCCCGGAGTGACGATCGGAGACGGAGCGGTCATTGCCGCCGGAGCGGTAGTGACAAAGGATGTTCCTGCAAATACCATTGTGGGAGGTGTTCCTGCAAAGGTTCTCAGGAATATTGACATAAAGGAGGAGTCGCGTTTGCAACGCCGATTTATTTTTACGAAATGA
- a CDS encoding methyl-accepting chemotaxis protein, which translates to MKEQFFRKWRIRGSGDKGKSWLKKKGIGKHHLSTKIACIAGVMLVVVFAALIGTTSRMTRNAMKQSAFRELKTLASENGKVIQQTLDEASQVSDNITYYLENSAANRKVLQGLRIKSGPSAEPLYKSQVFDNVTMDSYGMKMEDYMLTTIKSSVLYSEDIVGVGILFEQYAMSSAARSYGLYAGKDGAVKDCGLYEDYSATDYFVKVMEQKAQVITLPYESNGMKIITMAMPVIVNDRVLCVVAVDVSLDRFSQMKTAGSSYPSMQTFILNESGTIISESTGSGLVGTNVSDFVESGACKEGIEEGIASGSDFYTVDSARKGDTYYFFEPIHLNGSSWYSVTAVEAGDMNHEADRMSTLMTVISIIAMIIILFIITFVISRQLKPIHKIVAAAGKIAEGDLGVLVDVESNDEIGLVAASFERMTVNLKEVIDRISFALREVADNHLDFNVELGLKGDFSQLETAVKQIVMNLNSVMNEVNQAAAQVAVSSGQVASGSQLLANGAEEQEKTVEMLAGSISQVAEKVRRLAEKAGEVSLQVQQTGTEVVSCDMSMQNLSSAMNEIHASSGEIGKIIKVIEDIAFQTNILALNAAIEAARAGESGRGFAVVAGEVRNLAAKSSEAAKNTTALIRDSINAVEKGNEILDETVQSMMKVLEDSALAVDSVDSISSIASQEAKSVEEVTMELGRISSVVQNNAAAAEESAASSEELSQQAQLLRELVQGFRLRED; encoded by the coding sequence ATGAAGGAACAGTTTTTCAGAAAATGGAGGATTCGTGGTTCAGGGGACAAAGGAAAATCTTGGTTAAAGAAGAAGGGGATAGGAAAACATCATCTTTCAACTAAGATCGCATGTATTGCAGGAGTTATGCTGGTGGTGGTTTTCGCTGCTTTGATCGGGACGACCTCAAGGATGACAAGGAATGCAATGAAACAGTCCGCTTTCAGGGAGTTAAAGACCCTGGCATCGGAGAACGGAAAGGTGATCCAGCAGACGCTGGACGAAGCAAGTCAGGTATCGGACAATATTACGTATTATCTTGAGAATTCAGCAGCAAACAGAAAGGTTCTCCAGGGGCTGCGGATCAAGTCAGGCCCTTCGGCCGAGCCGCTTTATAAGAGCCAGGTATTTGATAATGTTACAATGGACAGCTACGGTATGAAGATGGAGGACTATATGCTGACGACCATCAAGTCCTCTGTTCTCTACTCCGAAGATATTGTAGGAGTGGGCATCCTGTTCGAACAGTATGCCATGAGCTCTGCGGCCCGGAGCTATGGCCTGTATGCAGGCAAGGATGGGGCGGTCAAGGACTGCGGACTGTATGAGGATTATTCTGCCACGGATTATTTTGTAAAGGTGATGGAGCAAAAGGCCCAGGTCATTACGCTGCCCTACGAATCCAATGGAATGAAGATCATTACCATGGCAATGCCCGTGATTGTTAATGACAGGGTTTTGTGCGTGGTGGCAGTTGATGTAAGTCTGGACCGTTTCAGCCAGATGAAGACGGCAGGTTCCTCTTATCCAAGCATGCAGACCTTTATTTTAAATGAATCGGGAACCATTATTTCTGAAAGCACAGGCAGCGGGCTTGTGGGCACCAATGTTTCTGATTTTGTGGAAAGCGGAGCGTGCAAGGAGGGGATAGAGGAGGGAATTGCTTCCGGTTCCGATTTTTATACCGTTGATTCAGCCAGGAAAGGGGATACATATTATTTCTTTGAGCCCATTCATCTGAACGGTTCCAGCTGGTATTCCGTTACAGCGGTGGAAGCCGGTGATATGAACCATGAAGCAGACCGGATGTCCACCTTAATGACCGTTATTTCCATCATTGCCATGATCATTATTCTTTTCATTATAACATTTGTCATAAGCAGGCAGTTAAAACCCATCCATAAGATCGTGGCAGCTGCCGGCAAGATCGCAGAAGGAGATTTAGGTGTTTTAGTTGACGTGGAATCCAACGATGAAATCGGTCTTGTGGCCGCTTCCTTTGAACGGATGACAGTAAACTTAAAAGAGGTAATCGACCGCATATCCTTTGCTCTTAGGGAGGTTGCGGACAACCATCTGGACTTTAATGTGGAGCTGGGCCTTAAGGGAGACTTTTCCCAGCTTGAAACAGCAGTAAAGCAGATTGTCATGAATTTGAATTCCGTAATGAATGAAGTCAATCAGGCTGCCGCCCAGGTGGCGGTAAGCTCCGGACAGGTTGCAAGCGGCTCCCAGCTGCTGGCAAACGGTGCGGAGGAGCAGGAAAAGACCGTTGAAATGCTGGCCGGCTCCATCAGCCAGGTTGCGGAAAAGGTCAGGCGTCTGGCTGAAAAGGCGGGAGAAGTTTCCTTACAGGTCCAGCAAACCGGAACTGAGGTGGTAAGCTGCGACATGTCCATGCAGAATCTTTCCAGTGCCATGAATGAGATTCATGCTTCCTCCGGGGAGATCGGAAAAATCATTAAGGTAATTGAAGATATTGCATTCCAGACCAATATCCTGGCTTTAAATGCGGCAATTGAGGCTGCAAGGGCAGGAGAGTCCGGAAGAGGATTCGCAGTGGTTGCCGGTGAAGTCCGGAATCTGGCTGCGAAAAGCTCAGAGGCAGCAAAGAATACCACGGCACTGATCAGGGACTCCATAAATGCCGTGGAAAAGGGCAATGAGATATTAGATGAAACTGTTCAGTCCATGATGAAGGTTTTGGAGGATTCTGCTCTGGCAGTGGATTCGGTGGACTCCATCTCCTCCATCGCATCTCAGGAAGCAAAATCCGTAGAAGAGGTGACAATGGAGCTTGGAAGGATTTCATCCGTAGTCCAGAACAATGCTGCCGCCGCAGAAGAGAGTGCGGCTTCCAGTGAGGAATTATCCCAGCAGGCGCAGCTTTTGCGTGAACTGGTACAAGGCTTCCGTTTGAGAGAGGACTGA
- the bilS gene encoding flavodoxin family protein BilS, with translation MDYLVVYTSKTGNTQKVAMKIFETLPGKSKDIVSLEELHGEEADTYFVGFWNNRGTCKTEVLDFLSDLHGKRVALFGTCGLSGNKEYYKQVEKQVAVFLPDDNEYLGCFMCGGKMAPQILEKYRQMQAIHDTPQIRTLIAAYEDGMLHPNEQDFKDAEEFVKSILRE, from the coding sequence ATGGACTATTTAGTTGTGTATACAAGCAAAACTGGAAATACCCAGAAGGTAGCTATGAAAATTTTTGAAACACTTCCCGGAAAATCCAAGGATATTGTCAGCCTGGAGGAGCTTCATGGAGAGGAAGCGGATACGTATTTTGTAGGGTTCTGGAACAATCGTGGAACCTGCAAGACAGAAGTGCTGGACTTTCTTTCCGATTTACATGGCAAACGGGTGGCTCTGTTTGGAACCTGCGGGCTTTCCGGAAATAAAGAATATTATAAACAAGTGGAAAAACAGGTGGCTGTTTTTCTGCCAGATGATAATGAGTATCTTGGCTGCTTTATGTGCGGAGGAAAGATGGCTCCCCAGATTCTTGAAAAGTACAGGCAGATGCAGGCGATTCATGATACTCCCCAGATCAGGACCTTAATAGCCGCATATGAAGATGGGATGCTGCATCCCAACGAGCAGGATTTTAAGGACGCAGAGGAATTTGTAAAATCAATTCTCAGGGAGTAA
- the hemL gene encoding glutamate-1-semialdehyde 2,1-aminomutase: MKIEESKALFVKSREYFPGGVNSPVRGFGSVGGTPVFVKRASGSRIYDEDGNEYIDYVNSWGPCILGHGCGPVVEAVREACLDGLSFGAPTRKELLLGTLIRECIPSMEMMRMVSSGTEAVMSAIRAARGYTGKDKIIKFKGCYHGHSDGLLVKAGSGALTGSAPDSAGVPASYTEHTLLAQYNDEDSVKKLFAEFPDDIGALVVEPVAANMGLVPPKPGFLEFLREITLKYGALLIFDEVITGFRLGLGGAQGYYGVVPDLTTLGKIAGGGMPMGVYGGKKEIMEVVSPLGKVYQAGTLSGNPIATAAGIATIRTLMERPEIYPSLEEKAGRLVKALREALPETWVNQAGSLFSVFFTKNPVVDYDTALASDTVKYGKFFHYLLEHGIYTAPSQFEILFLSAAHKDEDIEKTCGIIKEGAGILF; the protein is encoded by the coding sequence ATGAAAATAGAAGAATCCAAGGCATTATTTGTAAAATCAAGGGAGTATTTTCCGGGCGGAGTCAACAGTCCGGTACGTGGGTTTGGTTCCGTTGGAGGAACCCCGGTCTTTGTAAAGCGGGCGTCAGGCTCCCGTATTTATGATGAGGATGGAAACGAATACATTGATTATGTGAATTCCTGGGGGCCCTGCATTCTTGGACATGGCTGCGGGCCAGTAGTGGAAGCGGTGAGAGAGGCCTGCCTTGACGGCTTATCCTTTGGAGCGCCTACCAGAAAAGAGCTGTTGCTTGGAACCCTTATCAGGGAGTGTATCCCTTCGATGGAAATGATGCGGATGGTCAGCTCAGGAACAGAGGCTGTTATGAGTGCAATCCGTGCGGCAAGAGGATATACGGGAAAGGATAAGATCATCAAATTCAAGGGCTGCTACCATGGCCATTCCGACGGCCTTTTGGTAAAGGCCGGTTCCGGGGCTTTGACAGGTTCCGCACCGGACAGTGCCGGAGTACCGGCCTCCTATACAGAACACACCCTGCTTGCCCAATATAATGATGAAGATTCCGTAAAAAAACTGTTTGCGGAATTTCCAGATGACATTGGGGCACTGGTGGTGGAGCCGGTTGCAGCCAATATGGGACTTGTACCGCCAAAACCAGGTTTCCTGGAATTTTTAAGGGAAATCACATTAAAATACGGAGCGCTTCTCATTTTTGACGAGGTCATTACCGGTTTTCGATTGGGGCTGGGAGGAGCACAAGGATATTATGGCGTTGTTCCCGACTTGACAACTTTGGGAAAGATTGCAGGAGGCGGTATGCCCATGGGAGTGTACGGAGGGAAAAAGGAGATCATGGAAGTGGTTTCTCCTTTGGGAAAGGTTTACCAGGCCGGTACTCTTTCCGGCAATCCCATTGCAACAGCTGCCGGAATTGCCACCATCAGGACCCTGATGGAGCGGCCGGAAATTTATCCTTCCCTGGAAGAAAAGGCGGGAAGACTTGTAAAAGCCTTGAGGGAAGCCCTTCCGGAAACCTGGGTGAATCAGGCAGGCTCTCTTTTCAGCGTATTTTTTACAAAAAATCCGGTAGTTGATTATGATACTGCCCTGGCTTCTGATACGGTCAAATATGGCAAATTTTTTCATTATCTGTTAGAGCATGGCATTTATACGGCTCCATCCCAGTTTGAAATCCTGTTTCTGTCTGCGGCTCATAAAGATGAAGATATTGAAAAAACCTGCGGCATCATAAAAGAAGGGGCTGGGATTCTTTTTTAA
- a CDS encoding cyclophilin-like fold protein yields the protein MQKTIFVLLSAVCMIIFAGGFYTLPEGPSLQSKDFREGPEITIQIGDKSFTADLYDNASAHALLERLPLSLTMDELNGNEKYYYFSEEFPVSEERVEDIKAGDIMLYGPDCLVLFYESFPTSYSYTRIGCTEDITGLVDALGSGSVQVVFRPD from the coding sequence ATGCAAAAAACAATTTTTGTATTGCTGTCGGCAGTCTGCATGATCATTTTTGCCGGAGGTTTTTACACCCTTCCGGAAGGTCCTTCCCTGCAAAGTAAAGATTTCCGGGAAGGGCCGGAGATAACCATTCAAATTGGAGATAAAAGTTTTACAGCTGATCTTTATGACAATGCCTCAGCTCATGCATTGCTGGAAAGGCTGCCCCTTTCCTTAACCATGGATGAACTGAATGGAAATGAAAAATACTATTATTTTTCGGAAGAATTCCCTGTTTCGGAAGAGCGTGTGGAAGATATCAAAGCAGGTGATATCATGCTGTACGGTCCTGACTGCCTGGTTCTGTTCTATGAAAGTTTCCCTACTTCCTATAGCTATACAAGGATTGGCTGTACTGAAGATATAACAGGCTTGGTTGATGCACTTGGAAGCGGCAGCGTGCAGGTGGTCTTTCGGCCGGACTGA